The genomic region TAGGCCAGCCCGCGCTCGCGGAACTTCAGGAACAGCCACTGCGTCCAGCGGTAGTACTCGGGGTCGGAGGTGTGCAGCCGGTGCGACCAGTCGAAGGAGACCGCGTAGCGGCGGAACGACTCGGCCTGGGTCTCGATGTTCGCGTAGGTGTAGGTCGCCGGGTGCTCGTCGTTGCGGATCGCGGCGTTCTCGGCCGGCAGGCCGAAGGAGTCCCACCCGATCGGGTTCAGCACGTCGTACCCGCGCTGCCACCAGTAGCGCGCGATCACGTCGTGCAGAGCCATCACCTCGGCGTGCCCCATGTGCAGGTCGCCGGAGGGATAGGGGAACATCGTCAGCGCGTAGCGCTTCTCCGCGCCCTCGCCCGCCGAGCCCGCGCGGAACGGGTCGAGCCGCTCCCAGACCGGGCGCCACTTCTCCTGCACGCCCCGCACGTCGTACGCGGTCTGCTCGTCCTGGTGGCTCTGGGTCTGGTCGCTCATTCTCGTCTCTCGTGTGGCGGTGGAGTCCGGCCCGGGGCACAAAAAAACCCCTCGAGGACGAGGGGCAGCCGCGTCGGGTCGTGCGTCTCGACGCGGCTAGGTAAGAAGCAGGGGCCTGCGCATGGGGCCATGCTACCGCGCCGCTCGGGCGTACGCCGCGGGACTGGTCCCGGTCCAGCGGCGGAAGGCCAGCCCGAAGCTGGTCGCGTCGGCGTACCCGAGGCGCTGCGCCAGCCCGGCCACCGGCATGGTGGCGGGACCGGCCAGCAGCGAGCAGGCCAGCCCGGCGCGGACCTCCTCCACGACGGCGCGGTACGACGTGCCGGCGGCGGCCAGCCGGCGGCGCAGGGTCCGCTCGCTGAGCCCGAGACCCGCGGCCACCACCGCCATCGGGGCGCCGTGGACGAGCTGCTGGGTCACCAGCACCCGGACGTCGGCGACGGTGCCGGGTCGCTCGCGGCGCCGCCGGGCGGCCTCCGCGCAGACCGACCGGGCCACCGCCAGCGACCGGGCGTCGCCCGTGGGCAGCGGGCGGGCGAGCTCGGTGGCCGCGAAGCTCAGCGTCGCCGTCCGCTCGCCGACCACCAGGTCGGCGCCGACGCCGCCGGGGACCAGGTCGGCGAGCACTGTGTGGATGGCGGTGGCGTCGCGGGCCAGCAGGAACGCCCGGACGTCGGCCGGCAGCCCGCCGGCGTCCACCGTGGCGACGACCCGGTCGCCGACCACCGCGGCGCGCGGGATCGCGAACGTGAAGGACAGGTCGATGAAGCGCAGCGCGAGGTCCACCGCGTCCAGGACCGTCCGGCTGGCCACCAGCGCGTAGCCGAACGCGCCGAAGGTCTCGGCCCGGTAGGCGCGACCGACCTCGGCGCCGGCGTCCGGGCCGAGGTGGCGCACCAGGTTGCGGACCACCCGCAGCTCCTGGGCGGCGGTGACCTCGGGCGCCGGGTCGCGGGCGAGCAGGTCCTCGGCGGCCAGGCCGCTGCCGGCCAGCGCCGCCTCGGCCGGGACGCCGCGGGAGCGGCCGTGCCGCACCAGCAGCGCGACGCCGGCGACCGCGCGCGGGAAGTCCCAGCCGCGGGCGGCCGGGTCGGCGAGCACGGTCATGGCCGGAATTATGGACTCTGCCGCCCGCGGGCGTCTCCCCCGCCGGCGCCGGCCGCCCTAGGTTCGGCCCCATGACTGGTCCTCGCGTGGTCGTGGTCGGTGCCGGGTTCGGCGGGCTGGGCGTCGCCCGCACGCTGCTGCGGCGCGGCATCCGCGACGTCACGGTGTTGGAGCGCGCCGACGACATCGGCGGGGTCTGGCGCGACAACACCTATCCGGGCGCCGCCTGCGACGTCCCCTCGGTCCTCTACTCGTGGTCCTGGGCGCTCAACCCGGACTGGGGGCGCCGCTATCCCACCCAGCCCGAGATCCTCGACTACCTGCGGGGCACCGCCGCGGCGGAGGGACTGCTCGACCTGGTCCGCACCGGGACCGCTGTCACGGCTGTCCGCTTCGACGACACCGCCGGCTGCTGGCGCGTCGAGACGGCCACCGGCACGACGTACCAGGCGGACCTGGTGGTGACCGCGACCGGTCAGCTCTCCGAGCCGGCGGTGCCGCGGCTGCCCGGCCGCTTCGACGGCCCGACGTTCCACTCCGCGCAGTGGGACCACGACGTCGACCTGACCGGGAAGCGGGTGCTGGTGGTCGGCACCGGCGCCAGCGCGATCCAGCTGGTGCCGGGCATCGTGGACCGGGTCGGCTCGCTCACGGTGCTCCAGCGTTCGGCGCCGTACGTCGTGCCGAAGCCGGACCGCGCCTTCCGGCCCCGCCACCACCGGGTGCTGCGTCGGCTCCCCGCGCTGATGAAGGCCGAGCGCCGGGCCTGGTTCTGGCTCACCGAGCGCTTCAACGCCGCCCTGTCCGGCGACTCCCGGCTGAGCCGGCCGCTGCTGGGGGCGCTGCGGCTGGGCTGGCGGGCGCACCTGCGGGCGCAGGTGCCGGACCCGGCACTGCGGGCCCGGCTGGTCCCGGACTACGGACTGGGCTGCAAGCGGATGCTGTTCTCCAACGACTGGTATCCCGCGCTGGCCCGCCCGCACGTCGAGGTCGTCACCGATCCCCCGACCCGACTGGAGGCCGGCGGGGTGCGCACCGCCGACGGGCGCCTGCACGAGGCGGACGTGCTGGTCTGGGGCACCGGGTTCGCGGCCACCGACTTCCTCGGCTCGCTCGAGGTCACCGGCCCGGGCGGCGCCTCGCTGCGCCGGGCCTGGGCGGACGGCGCCCGCGCCCACCTCGGCCTCAGCGTCCCGGGGTTCCCGAACCTGTTCTGCCTCTACGGCCCCAACACCAACCTCGGCGGCAGCTCGATCATCGCGATGCTCGAGGCGCAGGCCGAGTACGTCGCCGAGGTGGCCGCCGCGGTCGCGGCGGGCCGGGCCCGGCTGGTCGGCGTCCGCCCCGAGGTCTACGACGACTACGACCGGGAGATGCAGACCCGGCTCTCGCGCAGCGCGTTCGCGGGCTGCGAGAGCTGGTACGTCGACGGGGAGCGGATCACCACCAACTGGCCCGGCCTGGTTGCGGAGTACCGCGCCCGGCTGGCCCGGGTCGACTGGTCCGAGCTCGAGGTGAGCTGACCCGGCGCGCCCCGGCCGCGGCTCAGCGGTGGATCGGGCGGGGCAGGCTCTTGTTCGCGACCCGGTTCTCGGCGTCGATCATCCAGGCCAGCTGCTCGAGGCGCTCGAGGACCGTGTGGATGATGTCGGCGCTGGTGGGGTCCTCGGCGTCGACCTCGTCGTGGATGCGGCGGCCGGTGCCGGCCACGGCGTACAGCGCGCCGCTGATCAGGTCGACGGTCTCCGCGGTGTTCACCTCGGCGGCGGGGAACGGCGCGAGGCTGGTCAGCTCGGCCACGGTCGCGGCGCGGGCGTCGGGCGTGACGTAGATCGCGCGCATCCGCTCCGCGACGGTGTCGGAGAACTCGCGTGCGGCGTCGACGACCTCGTCGAGGGCCAGGTGCAGGTCGCGGAAGTTCAGGCCGACGACGTTCCAGTGCGCCTGCTTGCCCTGCAGGTGCAGGTCGGTCAGGTCGACGAGGAGCTGCTGGAGGTGGGTCGCGAGCTGCTCGGAGGCCTGGAACGCGGGGCGGGCGACGTGGGTCGGGGCGTTCGTGTGCAGGACGTCGGACACGGGGGTTCCTCTCGGGGGGAGCGGTCGGGGAAGCCCCCACCCTGCCACGCTTTCTGGAGTGATTCCAGAAAGGTGAGGCTGCCCTAAACCGGGTTTTGAGTACGTCGACTCAGGCGCCGGGCGCCGATTCCCGGGAGGGTCTTCCCCATGACCACTCCGAACCCGAACCAGAGCAAGAACACCACCGCCTTCTTCGTCCAGGCCGGCCTCGCCTTCGGCATCAGCCTGTTCGCCCTCGGCCTCGCCATGCTGTTCCTGCCCGTCGACCCCTGGGTGCGGGCCTTCCTGGCGATGACCTCCCTGTTCCTGGTCTCCTCGACGTTCACGCTCGCCAAGTGCGTGCGCGACGCCCAGGAGACCCAGTACGTCGTCACCCGCCTGGACCAGGCGCGTGTCGACCGGATCCTCGCCGAGCACGACCCGTTCCGCGCCGCCGGCTGAGCACCCGCCCCCGCCCCCGCCGCGCCCCGGCTCCGACCCGCCAGGACCTCGTCCTGGCGGGTCGGCTCACGTCCGAGACCCGGGCGGGTCGGCCGGCGCCAGCAGCTGGACGACGAGCGTGGAGAGCTCGGCGTACGCCGCCGCGTCGTCCATGCCGAGCCGGGCGGTGAGCTCGCCGCGCTGGATGTCGAACATCGTCGCCGCGATCATCTCGGCGGTGAAGGCCGCGTGCACCGAGCGCAGCCCGCCGCCCGCGATCCCCTCGGCGATCAGCTCGCGGATCCGGTCGGCGGCCAGCTCGGTGTTGCGGCGGTAGACCGCGGCGGCCGGGCCGAAGTCGGCCAGGTCCTCCAGGAACTCCCGCGAGAGCAGGGCCAGACGCGAGGAGACCGCCTCCAGGTAAGCCACGACGCGCTCCAGCGGCCCCTCGACCCGGGCCACCCGCTCCTCCACGACGGCCGCCGAGGTCCGGAAGTACTGGGTGACGACCTCGACGACCAGCTCCTGCTTGGAGGAGGCCAGCACGTAGAGGGTGGACTTCGAGCAGTGCAGCCGCTCCGCGACGTCGTCGAGCGTGAGGTGGGCGAACCCCTCCGCGGCCATCAGGGCCACCAGTCGGTCGAGCAGGTCGAGCTGGCGCGCGCTGCGCCGACGGCGTACGACGGGCGTCGTCATCCCTCACCTCCCGCTGGGCTGCTCGCAGGACCCTATCGAAGCGGATAACCGTACTCCCGTACGCTGCTGAGTACAGTTCCCGAGCGCGAGAGCGAGCCGCGACCATGACCGCACGACGCGTGCTGCCCACCGACGAGGCCGCCGACCTGATCCGACTGGTGCGCCAGATCGCCACCACCGAGCTGGCGCCGCGCGTGGCCCGCGCCGAGCGCGAGGAGGAGTTCCCGCGCGAGGTGTTCCGGCTGCTCGGCCGCACCGGACTGCTCGGCCTGCCCTACCCCGAGGAGGACGGCGGGGGCGGCCAGCCCTACGGGGTCTACCTGCAGGTGCTCGAGGAGCTGGGCGCGGTCTGGGCCAGCGTCGGCGTCGGCGTCTCGGTGCACGCGCTCTCCGGCTTCGCGCTGGCCACCCGCGGCACCGAGGAGCAGCGGCGGCGGTGGCTGCCGGACCTGCTGGGCGGCGAGCTGCTCGGCGGGTACTGCCTCTCCGAGGCGCACGCCGGGTCCGACCCCGCCGCGATGCGGACCAAGGCCACCCGGGTGGGCGACGAGTACGTCATCAACGGCGCCAAGGCGTGGACCACCCACGGCGGCCAGGCCGACTTCTACACGGTGATGGCGCGGACCGCGGGAGAGCCCGGAGACCGCCGCGGCATCTCCTGCTTCCTGGTCCCCGCCGACACGCCCGGTCTGTCCGCGGACAAGCCCGAGGACAAGATGGGCCTGACCGGGTCGACCACCGCGACCGTCCGCTTCGACGACGTCCGGGTGCCTGTCGAGCGGCGCCTCGGCGCGGAGGGCGAGGGCCTGAAGATCGCGCTGGCCGGGCTCGACTCCGGCCGGCTCGGCATCGCCGCGGTCGCCACCGGGCTGGCCCAGGGAGCGCTGGACCACGCGGTGGCCTACGCCCGGGAGCGGGAGACCTTCGGCTCCCGGATCATCGACCACCAGGGGCTCGCCTTCCTGCTGGCCGACATGGAGGCGGCCGTCGCCTCGGCCCGCGCGACCACCCTGCACGCCGCACGCCTCAAGGACGCCGGGCTCCCGTTCGGACGGGAGGCGTCGGTGGCCAAGCTGGTCGCGACCGACAACGCCATGCGGGTGACCACCGACGCGGTGCAGGTCCTCGGCGGCTACGGCTACACCCGCGACTTCCCCGTCGAGCGCTACATGCGCGAGGCGAAGGTGATGCAGATCTTCGAGGGCACCAACCAGATCCAGCGGCTGGTGATCGGCCGCTCCCTGGCCGCCGGCGGCGACGGCGAGGTCCGCGGGCCCGCCTGAGGCGCCGGCGGCGACTATCCGGTGCGCGTCTCCCGGCTCCGGACCGGCCTGGTCGCGTGCTTGGCCAGGCACGGCGGGATGCCGGCCGCGGCGCGGGAGTGGTCGCGCCGGTAGACGCTCGGCGCGACACCGACCAGCTCGGTGAACCGCGTGCTGAACGTGCCCAGCGAGGAGAACCCGACAGCGAAGCAGACCTCGGTGACGCTGAGGTCCCCGCGGCGCAGCAGCGTCATCGCCCGCTCGATCCGCCGGGTCATCAGGTACGCGTACGGCGACTCGCCGTACACCCGACGGAACTCCCGGCTCAGGTGCCCGGCCGACAGGTGCGCGCCGCGGGCCAGCGCCTCGACGTCCAGCGGCTCGGCGTACTCGCGGTCGATCCGGTCCCGGACCCGCCGGATGACCGTGATCGCCCGCAGGCGCTGCGCCTGGGCGTCCTCCTGCCCCATGGCCGCCATCGTGCCAGGGTCGAGGACGGTGGGGAACGGGCGGAACCGGTCGGGAATCGGTCAGGAATCGGGAAGCACTGGCCGCCGGAGCGCGGCTAGCGTCCGAGGACCGACCCACCGACCCGAGCGAGGCAGCGATGAGCACGAAGGGCCCCGACGGCACCGGCAGCAGCACAGGCGGGTTCTCCGCGGAGGAGCGGGCGGCACTCGAGGCGCGTGCCGCCGAGCTGACGAAGGAGAGGTCCCGGGGCCGCGGCAACAGGGCCGCCGCCGACGAGCTCGACGTGCTGGCGAAGGTCCGCGACATGGAGCCCGCCGACCGGGCCGTGGCCGAGCGCATCCACGCCATCGTCACCGAGAGTGCGCCCGAGCTGGCGCCGAAGCTCTGGTACGGCCAGCCGGCCTACGCGCGCCGGGGCAAGGTCGTGTGCTTCTTCCGCAGCGGCCGGGCCGACCAGGAGCGCTACTCGACGTTCGGGTTCACCCCCGAGGCCGACCTCGACGACGACATCGGCCTGTGGCCGACCTCGTACGCCGTCACCGACCTCGGCGAGCGGGCGGCGAGGACCATCGCCACGCTGGTCAAGAAGGCCGTGGGCTGACCGAGCGCCGGGGCCGCAAATGACCAGTGGCCGTGTCCGACTCCTCCGTGGAGGAACCGGGCACGGCCACTGGCCTTGCTTCGACTCTGTCTCGATGGTGGAGCTGAGGGGACTCGAACCCCTGACCCTCTGCATGCCATGCAGATGCGCTACCAGCTGCGCCACAGCCCCATCGTTGCTCTTCCGGTTCCCCGGCCGAGCGACCTGCGGAATATTAGCCAGTCAGTCCCGGGAAAGGGAAATCGGGGTCAGGCCGTAGCCCTCGAGCACCAGCCGGCCGCCCCGGGCGGGAGACTCGGCGAGCTCCACCCAGTGGCAGTTGCGCAGGTTCCCCAGCGTCCACTGGGCGCCCTCGGGCCAGCCCAGCAGCCCCGCCACCGCGACCCGCAGCGCCGCGCCGTGGGAGACCGCGACGCCGGTGCCGCCCTCGGGCAGCGCCGCGCGCAGGTCCTCCAGCGCCGCGACCATCCGCTCGCGCACGACGGCCTGACCCTCGGCGCCCGGGAGCAGGTCCCAGTCGCCGCGCCGGAACGCGGCGTACTGCTCGGGCGAGGCCGCGGCGAGCTCCTCGTGGGTCAGCGTCTCGCACTCCCCCAGCGCGCTCTCGCGCAGCCGGGCGTCGTAGGTCGGGTCCAGGCCCGTCTCCTTGGCGACGTACGCCGCGGTCTGGCGGGCCCGGGCCAGGTCGGAGCACCAGAGCAGGCTCGGCGCGTACGCCGCGACGTACGGCGCCGCGGCGGCGGCCTGCGCGTGCCCGGTGTCGTCGAGCTCGACGTCCTGCTGGCCCTGGATGCGGTGCTCGGCGTTCCAGGTGGTCTGCCCGTGCCGCAGCAGGACCAGGCGCTTACTGCTCATCCGTGGCGGGGGCCGCGGGCGCCTCGGTCACGTCGGCCGGCAGCGCGATCGCCGGGCAGTCGCGCCAGAGCCGCTCCAGCGCGTAGAACTCCCGCTCCTCCTCGTGCTGGACGTGCACGACGATGTCGCCGTAGTCCAGCAGCACCCAGCGGCCGTCGCGCTGGCCCTCTCGGCGGATCGGCTTGGCGCCGAGCTCGCGCAGCTTGTCCTCGATGGCGTCCACGACCGCCTTGACCTGCCGGTCGTTGCTGGCCGAGGCGAGCAGGAAGGCGTCGGTGATCGCCAGCTGCTCGCTGACGTCGAAGGCGATGAGCTGCTGGGCGAGCTTGTCGGAGGCCGCGCGGGCAGCGGCGTGGACGAGCTCGACGGCGTGGTCGGTGGCGGTCATGAGACTCCGGAATCGGGCTTGGCGGGATAGAGGTCGTGCTTGGCGATGTACTGGACGACGCCGTCGGGGACGAGGTACCAGACCGGCTCGCCCCGCTCCTTGCGGGCCCGGCAGTCGGTGGAGCTGATCGCCAGGGCGGGGATCTCCACCATCGTGACCCGGTCGTCCGGGATCAGGGCGAGCGTCGCCGGGTCCATGGTGTACCCGGGGCGGGTACAGCCCACGAACCGGGCCAGCGCGAACAGCTCCTCGGGGTCGCGCCAGGTGAAGATCTCGGTCAGGGCGTCGGCGCCGGTGATGAAGTACAGCTCGGTGTCGGGCATCGTGGCCTTCAGGTCGGCCAGGGTGTCCCGGGTGTACGTCGGGCCCTCGCGGTCGATGTCGACGCGGGAGACCGTGAACCGGGGGTTCGCGGCGGTGGCGATCACCGTCATCAGGTAGCGGTGCTCCGCCGGCGAGACCTGTCGCTCGCTCTTCTGCCACGGGTCGCCGGTCGGCACGAAGACGACCTCGTCGAGGTCGAACCAGGCCTGGACCTCCGAGGCGGCCACCAGGTGCCCGTGGTGGATCGGGTCGAACGTGCCGCCCATGACCCCGACGCGGCGGGGCCCGGTCACGGCACGCGTCACGTCAGCTGTGGTCGCGGCCGGCACCGAAGGCGACGAGCGCGCCGATCATGGCGAGCAGGATCACCAGGACGACGGCGCCGATGCCCCAGGACAGGGCGTGGTCGACCTCGTGGTGGGTCTCCTCGGCGGCGAGCACGGTCATCAGAGGGCTGAGCATGGCTGCAGCCTACCCGGCCCGCTGCGCTCGCGAGCGGTCGGTGCGGCCGAACTCAGCGCACGTGCCCGTTCCCGGTCACGACGTACTTGGTGGAGGTCATCTCGGGCAGTCCCATCGGCCCGCGCGCGTGCAGCTTCTGGGTGCTGATCCCGATCTCGGCGCCGAACCCGAACTCCCCGCCGTCGGTGAACCGGGTCGAGGCGTTGACGAGCACCGCGGCGGAGTCGACGGCCGCGGTGAACAGCCGGGCCGCGCCCAGGTCCTCGGTCACGATCGCCTCGGTGTGCCCGCTCGACCAGCGCCGGATGTGGGCGACGGCCTCCTCGACCGAGGGCACGACGCGAGCCGCGAGGTCGAGGGAGAGGTACTCGGCGGCCCAGTCCTCGTCGGTGGCAGGGACGACCCCGTCGTACGCCGCGAACGCCGCGTCACCGTGCACGGTGACGCCCTGCTCCTGCAGCGCCGCGAGCACCCGCGGCACGAACGCCTCGGCGACGTCGGCGTGCACGAGCAGCGACTCGGCCGCGTTGCAGACGCTGGTGCGGTGGGTCTTGGAGTTGAGGACGATCGCGAGGGCCTTGTCGAGGTCGGCCCCGGCGTCGACGTAGACGTGGCAGTTGCCGGTGCCGGTCTCGATCACCGGCACCGTCGACTCCTCGACCACCGAGCGGATCAGCCCGGCGCCACCGCGCGGAATGAGCACGTCCACGTGGCCGCGGGCCCGCATCAGCGCCTTGACGCTGTCGTGGGAGTCGCCGGGCACCAGCTGGACGGCGTCCGCGGGCAGGCCGGTCGCCTCGAGCGCATCGCGCAGCACCGCCACGACGGCCCGGTTGCTGGATCGGGCGCTGGAGCTGCCGCGCAGCAGCACTGCATTGCCGGACTTCAGGCAGATGCCAGCGGCGTCGGCGGTCACGTTGGGCCGGGCCTCGTAGATCATGCCGACGACCCCGAACGGGACCCGGACCTGGCGCAGCTCCAGCCCGTTCGCGAGCGTGCTGCCGCGCACCACCTCCCCGACCGGGTCCGGCAGCCCGGCGACCTCGACCAGTCCGCCGGCCATCGCCTCGATGCGCTCCTCGGTGAGGCGGAGCCGGTCGACGATGTTCGCGGGGGTCCCCGCGGCCTCGGCCCGGGCGACGTCCTCGGCGTTCGCCGCGAGGACCTCCGGGGCCCGGGCCCGCAGGCCGTCGGCCATCGCGTGCAGCGCGGCGTCCTTGTGGGCCCGGGTCGCCAGGGCCAGCTCGTGGCTGGCCTCCCGGGACCGCTCGGCGACCGCGACGACGTCCTGCTCGATGCTCATGGGTCCAGCCTAGTGAGCACCCGCCGTGGGGCGCTCGGGTGCTCAGGGGACGGCGTGCACGTCGCCGGTCGTGGCGACCGCGCGCAGCTGCCGGTCGGCCGCTGTCGCGACCGGGTTCTCCCCCGCCCGGACCGCGAGGTGGAGGAGCGCCACCAGGTCCGCCGAGCGGGCCAGGTCCAGCGCCCGGTCGGGCGGGGTCTCGTGCCGCTCGGTCCAGGCGCCCAGCACTGCCTCGACGTACGCCGGGTGCCGGTCGAGGCGGAGCAGGTTCCCGAGGTCGGTGAACGGGTGCCCGGCGTGGGCGTACTCCCAGTCCAGGACCCCGGTGACCCGGAGGGAGACGGGGTCGAGCAGCAGGTTCTTCGAGTTCAGGTCGCTGTGGGCCAGGCTCACCCGCTCCACGGTGTCCAGGAGCGCCTGCGCGTCCTCGGCGACCCGCCGCAGCCCGGTCAGCTCCGCGGCCGACCACCCGCGCAGCCGGGCCTGCGCGTCCTCGACCCAGGCGGGCAGGCCGTCGGCCTCGAAAGGCCTGACCGTCAGGTCCCCGTCGACGAAGGAGCCGGCACGCAGCTGCGGCATGCCGGCCAGGGTCGCGGCGATCCGGCCGGTCGCGGCCCCCGCGCGCCGCAGCCCGTCCTCGTCGAGCGTCGCCAGCAGCAGGTCGCCGCGGGTCCCGGGCAGGTGCTCGGTGACCAGCAGCGCGGGGGCGCCGGAGGCCGCGTCGGCGCGGCGTACCTCCAGAACCCGCGGCACCGGCACCAGGCCGCGGACCAGCCGCAGCAGCGCCGCGTCGACCTCGTGGGCAGCGTCCCCGCGGTCGCTGGGCCGGGAGTAGATCCGCACGACGGAGCGCTCGCCGCCGGCCTCGGCGAGGAACGTCTCGCCCGACCAGCCGCCCTCGAGCGGTCGCAGCGACATCCCGGCGTCGGAGAAGGGGTCCACGGTCGCCGCCTCAGGTCCAGTGCCGGCGCACGACGGTGGTGACCGCGAACGGGTCGGCGCCCTGGGAGGCGGCCAGGATCCCGGCGCCCTCCGGGGAGCCGGTGAACAGCAGTGTCGTCCCGCCCACCCAGCGCCCCCAGGCGTCGGCCAGCGTGCGGGCGCGCTCGCCGTTGGTGCCCAGCACGGTCGGCACCTGGTGCCAGACCTGTCCGGACGGCGGGGTGCGGCGCAGCCGGCGCAGCGCGCTCGCCCCGCGGCGGGCGCGGCCGACCGGACGCTCGTCGGGGCCGGCGGGCGCGGCCAGGACGTGGTGGCCGATCAGGTAGCGGGGGGTGCCGACCGGGGCGAGCAGCTCGTCGAGGGCCTCGGTGAACGTGGCCGCCCCCGCGCCGGTGGGGTCCTCGAGCCGGAGCCGGTGCTCGCCGCCGGGATGCACCTCGACGACCACCGCCTCCGCGCCGACGCCGGCCAGGCCGGCGGCGTGCAGCGCGTCGGCCAGGGCGCAGGAGACCCGCTCCAGGCTCGGCGGCCCGGCCACCTGGGCGAGCACGCCGCCGGCCC from Nocardioides pantholopis harbors:
- a CDS encoding acyl-CoA dehydrogenase family protein — protein: MTARRVLPTDEAADLIRLVRQIATTELAPRVARAEREEEFPREVFRLLGRTGLLGLPYPEEDGGGGQPYGVYLQVLEELGAVWASVGVGVSVHALSGFALATRGTEEQRRRWLPDLLGGELLGGYCLSEAHAGSDPAAMRTKATRVGDEYVINGAKAWTTHGGQADFYTVMARTAGEPGDRRGISCFLVPADTPGLSADKPEDKMGLTGSTTATVRFDDVRVPVERRLGAEGEGLKIALAGLDSGRLGIAAVATGLAQGALDHAVAYARERETFGSRIIDHQGLAFLLADMEAAVASARATTLHAARLKDAGLPFGREASVAKLVATDNAMRVTTDAVQVLGGYGYTRDFPVERYMREAKVMQIFEGTNQIQRLVIGRSLAAGGDGEVRGPA
- a CDS encoding TetR/AcrR family transcriptional regulator; this translates as MTTPVVRRRRSARQLDLLDRLVALMAAEGFAHLTLDDVAERLHCSKSTLYVLASSKQELVVEVVTQYFRTSAAVVEERVARVEGPLERVVAYLEAVSSRLALLSREFLEDLADFGPAAAVYRRNTELAADRIRELIAEGIAGGGLRSVHAAFTAEMIAATMFDIQRGELTARLGMDDAAAYAELSTLVVQLLAPADPPGSRT
- a CDS encoding glutamate-5-semialdehyde dehydrogenase, producing the protein MSIEQDVVAVAERSREASHELALATRAHKDAALHAMADGLRARAPEVLAANAEDVARAEAAGTPANIVDRLRLTEERIEAMAGGLVEVAGLPDPVGEVVRGSTLANGLELRQVRVPFGVVGMIYEARPNVTADAAGICLKSGNAVLLRGSSSARSSNRAVVAVLRDALEATGLPADAVQLVPGDSHDSVKALMRARGHVDVLIPRGGAGLIRSVVEESTVPVIETGTGNCHVYVDAGADLDKALAIVLNSKTHRTSVCNAAESLLVHADVAEAFVPRVLAALQEQGVTVHGDAAFAAYDGVVPATDEDWAAEYLSLDLAARVVPSVEEAVAHIRRWSSGHTEAIVTEDLGAARLFTAAVDSAAVLVNASTRFTDGGEFGFGAEIGISTQKLHARGPMGLPEMTSTKYVVTGNGHVR
- a CDS encoding AraC family transcriptional regulator; amino-acid sequence: MTVLADPAARGWDFPRAVAGVALLVRHGRSRGVPAEAALAGSGLAAEDLLARDPAPEVTAAQELRVVRNLVRHLGPDAGAEVGRAYRAETFGAFGYALVASRTVLDAVDLALRFIDLSFTFAIPRAAVVGDRVVATVDAGGLPADVRAFLLARDATAIHTVLADLVPGGVGADLVVGERTATLSFAATELARPLPTGDARSLAVARSVCAEAARRRRERPGTVADVRVLVTQQLVHGAPMAVVAAGLGLSERTLRRRLAAAGTSYRAVVEEVRAGLACSLLAGPATMPVAGLAQRLGYADATSFGLAFRRWTGTSPAAYARAAR
- a CDS encoding helix-turn-helix transcriptional regulator, with translation MGQEDAQAQRLRAITVIRRVRDRIDREYAEPLDVEALARGAHLSAGHLSREFRRVYGESPYAYLMTRRIERAMTLLRRGDLSVTEVCFAVGFSSLGTFSTRFTELVGVAPSVYRRDHSRAAAGIPPCLAKHATRPVRSRETRTG
- the nadD gene encoding nicotinate-nucleotide adenylyltransferase, which gives rise to MTRAVTGPRRVGVMGGTFDPIHHGHLVAASEVQAWFDLDEVVFVPTGDPWQKSERQVSPAEHRYLMTVIATAANPRFTVSRVDIDREGPTYTRDTLADLKATMPDTELYFITGADALTEIFTWRDPEELFALARFVGCTRPGYTMDPATLALIPDDRVTMVEIPALAISSTDCRARKERGEPVWYLVPDGVVQYIAKHDLYPAKPDSGVS
- a CDS encoding flavin-containing monooxygenase, whose translation is MTGPRVVVVGAGFGGLGVARTLLRRGIRDVTVLERADDIGGVWRDNTYPGAACDVPSVLYSWSWALNPDWGRRYPTQPEILDYLRGTAAAEGLLDLVRTGTAVTAVRFDDTAGCWRVETATGTTYQADLVVTATGQLSEPAVPRLPGRFDGPTFHSAQWDHDVDLTGKRVLVVGTGASAIQLVPGIVDRVGSLTVLQRSAPYVVPKPDRAFRPRHHRVLRRLPALMKAERRAWFWLTERFNAALSGDSRLSRPLLGALRLGWRAHLRAQVPDPALRARLVPDYGLGCKRMLFSNDWYPALARPHVEVVTDPPTRLEAGGVRTADGRLHEADVLVWGTGFAATDFLGSLEVTGPGGASLRRAWADGARAHLGLSVPGFPNLFCLYGPNTNLGGSSIIAMLEAQAEYVAEVAAAVAAGRARLVGVRPEVYDDYDREMQTRLSRSAFAGCESWYVDGERITTNWPGLVAEYRARLARVDWSELEVS
- a CDS encoding DUF1801 domain-containing protein, which gives rise to MSTKGPDGTGSSTGGFSAEERAALEARAAELTKERSRGRGNRAAADELDVLAKVRDMEPADRAVAERIHAIVTESAPELAPKLWYGQPAYARRGKVVCFFRSGRADQERYSTFGFTPEADLDDDIGLWPTSYAVTDLGERAARTIATLVKKAVG
- a CDS encoding YiaA/YiaB family inner membrane protein; its protein translation is MTTPNPNQSKNTTAFFVQAGLAFGISLFALGLAMLFLPVDPWVRAFLAMTSLFLVSSTFTLAKCVRDAQETQYVVTRLDQARVDRILAEHDPFRAAG
- a CDS encoding Dps family protein; the protein is MSDVLHTNAPTHVARPAFQASEQLATHLQQLLVDLTDLHLQGKQAHWNVVGLNFRDLHLALDEVVDAAREFSDTVAERMRAIYVTPDARAATVAELTSLAPFPAAEVNTAETVDLISGALYAVAGTGRRIHDEVDAEDPTSADIIHTVLERLEQLAWMIDAENRVANKSLPRPIHR
- a CDS encoding histidine phosphatase family protein, whose translation is MSSKRLVLLRHGQTTWNAEHRIQGQQDVELDDTGHAQAAAAAPYVAAYAPSLLWCSDLARARQTAAYVAKETGLDPTYDARLRESALGECETLTHEELAAASPEQYAAFRRGDWDLLPGAEGQAVVRERMVAALEDLRAALPEGGTGVAVSHGAALRVAVAGLLGWPEGAQWTLGNLRNCHWVELAESPARGGRLVLEGYGLTPISLSRD
- the rsfS gene encoding ribosome silencing factor, whose protein sequence is MTATDHAVELVHAAARAASDKLAQQLIAFDVSEQLAITDAFLLASASNDRQVKAVVDAIEDKLRELGAKPIRREGQRDGRWVLLDYGDIVVHVQHEEEREFYALERLWRDCPAIALPADVTEAPAAPATDEQ